Within the Vanacampus margaritifer isolate UIUO_Vmar chromosome 8, RoL_Vmar_1.0, whole genome shotgun sequence genome, the region TATGTGTTTGTACCACAGGAAGAGCAATGCTGTCCTCCGAGCCTGACTAATGGAGACCTGCTCCATTCTCATGGGGACACAGGTCTTAATAAGGCTGATAAAAACCAGGACAATGAGGGCAAAAGTGAGACGGAGGAAGAGGTCAATGGTGTAAGAGGAGACATTGAGGGCAAAACAGATCATGTGGAAATATTTAATAAGAATAAGGATGATGACATTGAAAGCATGGGCTCTGAAGGCACACTTATAGAAGATGATGGTTTGACTGCAGACACCACCGACGATGCAAATCCTGACAATGACTCAACTCAATCTTATAGTGGCCAAAACAAAGCTGCTTCTCCTCCTTTGTCTCCTGCAAATGAAAATGAGAACGAGGAAAGCAGCAATCAAGAGTTGAGTGGAAAGACTGACAAACACTTAGATGAACATCTAGCAGAACAACAGCTTAAACAAATGGATTCACTGAGTCTGGGTGAGACAAACTGTGTTACATTTAACTTGCCCCCACATAACGATGAGATTGAGATGGGAAGATTTGTGTTTGGATTCCGCACACTCCCGACTGTAACCGAAGAGTATCCCTATGATGTGATTGGCCCCACAGATGACACCAGTGATACATGTGAGTCTTGTGACCCAGGTGAAAGTGCTGATGCTGAAGTATGGCAACCAGAACGGGCCACCAAAGATGTCTCTGGCTGCTTCCGTTTCACATCCAGCAATGAAGATGTGTTTGGCCCGTATTCCGTCATTGAATCTGTCCCATCAAATAAAACTTGTACTGCTGACCCTGACTGGGGGGAGGATGACACTGATGAAAATCAATTAAATGTTGAGCAAACCTCAGTGGCTTCACACCCGGAGCCTTTCTATGTGTCATCAGATGATGTGGACCAACTTGAAGATAAGCAAGCCCTCATAGATCAGGCTGAGGTTGAGGAGGGAGCTGAACACTGGAATCAGCAAAAAGACAAAGCAAATGACACTGAGTCAGCAGATGAGTATGCAGACATTGAGGATTCTTCCTGTCCAAAAGGTGATGACTTTGAGCAGTTGGAATGTGTCTCGTCAGAAGATTATGTGGAAATTGGtgatgaggatgaagaggaagagCCAGAAAAGAAACAAGTTAAAGGAAAAAGTATAAAAGAGAGAACAGCTCAACGAGAACAGGCTTTCCTCAGTCATAGAAGAAGCTGCCAGCCTCGGCTCAGGTTATGCAACATCACTGTGCCAAAAGACTTGGACCTGGGCCGCACCCCGGAGCTTACCAACAGGGTGGTTTTTGCCCACACCACTGAGGCGTTTGAAGAAGACATCGAGGAACTGGACTGCCATATTGTGCCTTTCTATGAGGACTCTGACTCAGAGAGCGAAGACCATATTTATGAGGAGGCTGGCTTTGACTCTGAGGGCGAGAACTTTTTGAACCTAGAGAGAAAGACTATTGTGACACGTTCTCGCTCTTATTCTGGGAAAGTTCCAGGTTACGTCCCAGAGACTGTGCCAGAAGAGACCGGCACTGAGTACCAAACGCATGACTACTGCACAGTGTCCTTGGACCAGAACAGTGATCCAATCAACAAGTCCCAAACACCTGCAGGGGAAAACTGCCTAATCCCATCTACAAAATCCCGCCAATTCCTTTTGTACTCTCGATCAGCGGGGAGTCCAGAATTGTCCTTGGCTGAACAATCTCTTCTCGATGAGCTCAAGATCAAGAGGAAAGATGACACTCTTTCGCTTCCTTGTGTCATGACTTCTTCTGGAAGTTTCTCCCAACGTAGTCACAAATCCTCCAGCGGTGTTTCTACACCAACTTCTGTAGTGGACATTCCTCCACCCTTTGAACTGGCATACATCACCAAGAGACCAGTAACCAAGAGCTCCCCTTCCCTTTTGATCCAGCATGATCCAGATGACAAactcaagaagaagaaaatctcCTTTAAACGCTTTCTGGCTCTGAAGTTCAAGAGGAAGACAGACTCAAAAGGTTTCAATGATGGTTCCGTCCGTTCCTCTCGGTCTTCTTCTGAGTCTAGTCATCATGGCCCTGCAAGAGTCATTGATCTTGACCATAGAAGCACCGCCAGCTCCCCTCAACTCCAGCCTCCTATTGTAAACCCCCAGCAGCCTCCCTCAGACCTTCCATCAACGTTTGCCTTCTACAAAGATCATCAGAGGAGGAAAGGTGACCTTAAAGCTTATGGCAGAGGCGTTTCCAGAGTTGAGTCTTTTGAGGAACGGTCGCATCGCTCTGCCATGCCGCTGCCTTTAACCAAACCGCGCTCAATCTCCTTCCCCAGTGCAGACACTTCTGACTATGAAAACATTCCTGCTATGAGTTCAGACTATGAGAACATCCAAATTCCAGGCAGACCTACCAGATCACACACTGTAACAGAGTTTTTTGAGGATCCGAATCGCATGACAGCGCCTTGTAATGAGAATGATGGATACGTGGACATGAACAGTTTCCCTGGGATAGACAACAAACTCTCAAAAGCAGACGCCGAaaggtacagtacatctttacaaacttttttttaaaagtattttcacaAACAAATATTCTACCTTTTAGAGGTGcaccatcaatcaatcaatatcagccccgatttcatttcatttaagaCCAGTCTCATTTCTCTCTGTAGAGGTCTGAAAATGTCAACCACTgtcttcactgccattgacagttcTAGatgccaaaaattcatttgaactatttctattagtttaacatttttacacttttttttaataagagtatgaaaacctagattttttttattgtacatttagaacagatataaaatttgtgagtttactagtgaagtcacgcgattaattacaattaaaaaattataatcgcctgatgtgatttaaaaaaaagatgatttaaaaattgggggcgtcaggcgattaaaatttgtaatcgtaattaatcgcatgacttcactagttaactcacgattaatcacaaattttctgttctaaatgtacaataaaaaaaattataggttttcatactcttgttaacaaaagtggaaaaaaatgttaaactaatagaaatagttcaaagggatttatggcagtgaatgagctaataggcttttcatttttatttgcgaGAACTGATTCATGTGCGGTTAAAGTAGCATGTTTGTAATAATTCATGGGTATTGTTccatgttttacaataaaacaagagT harbors:
- the fgd5a gene encoding FYVE, RhoGEF and PH domain-containing protein 5 isoform X2, encoding MNTDFQNPLQVPRPKVRSHLTIKVHSKRMQRPCPPVAPKPKGFYVFVPQEEQCCPPSLTNGDLLHSHGDTGLNKADKNQDNEGKSETEEEVNGVRGDIEGKTDHVEIFNKNKDDDIESMGSEGTLIEDDGLTADTTDDANPDNDSTQSYSGQNKAASPPLSPANENENEESSNQELSGKTDKHLDEHLAEQQLKQMDSLSLGETNCVTFNLPPHNDEIEMGRFVFGFRTLPTVTEEYPYDVIGPTDDTSDTCESCDPGESADAEVWQPERATKDVSGCFRFTSSNEDVFGPYSVIESVPSNKTCTADPDWGEDDTDENQLNVEQTSVASHPEPFYVSSDDVDQLEDKQALIDQAEVEEGAEHWNQQKDKANDTESADEYADIEDSSCPKGDDFEQLECVSSEDYVEIGDEDEEEEPEKKQVKGKSIKERTAQREQAFLSHRRSCQPRLRLCNITVPKDLDLGRTPELTNRVVFAHTTEAFEEDIEELDCHIVPFYEDSDSESEDHIYEEAGFDSEGENFLNLERKTIVTRSRSYSGKVPGYVPETVPEETGTEYQTHDYCTVSLDQNSDPINKSQTPAGENCLIPSTKSRQFLLYSRSAGSPELSLAEQSLLDELKIKRKDDTLSLPCVMTSSGSFSQRSHKSSSGVSTPTSVVDIPPPFELAYITKRPVTKSSPSLLIQHDPDDKLKKKKISFKRFLALKFKRKTDSKGFNDGSVRSSRSSSESSHHGPARVIDLDHRSTASSPQLQPPIVNPQQPPSDLPSTFAFYKDHQRRKGDLKAYGRGVSRVESFEERSHRSAMPLPLTKPRSISFPSADTSDYENIPAMSSDYENIQIPGRPTRSHTVTEFFEDPNRMTAPCNENDGYVDMNSFPGIDNKLSKADAESAYTEPFPLSSVSAGSAEEDHGRTSEEEEGAAEQSYDRQTDGRSRAFYVAKELVDSERLHVSALKYLQEDFRPAVAEAVAEDGSPLLDDQRLEEILGVLPQVLTLHSNILAELEERIDHWEEGQRVVDVILSYREDFRLFDTFISEYDRSMSLLEESCKVNPDFASTVKEFERKSPEDAEVPLKHQLLQVIVRVLQYRMLLTDYLNNLSPDSKEYEDTQAALVIVSEVADQANDNLKQGENLLRMVHIEYSVKGKRDILKAGRMFVKEGTLMKVSRKSRQPRHLFLMNDIMLYTYPQQDGKYRLKNTLSLSGMKVSKPVLDNVLNCLKIEVSDITITLSASSVGEREDWFHTLSRAIADHAAGLCTFGGPCNEAREKLWMALGEAAPVLVPVSQVMMCMNCTSDFSLTLRRHHCNACGKVVCRACSRNRYPLKYLKERAAKVCDHCYAELRKRGSSVSGACGSSSPPTLRASRPLSAVFQSLQTPSLWKSRKSTSSLNQLPLGMEGSTMSGILQRRKKSKRKWKRLWFLLKDKDKVASESLPLQGFTVKLTERPEGDESSNVFHLYHKKTLYYTFRADDHQTARRWVNAIEEATVL
- the fgd5a gene encoding FYVE, RhoGEF and PH domain-containing protein 5 isoform X1; translation: MNTDFQNPLQVPRPKVRSHLTIKVHSKRMQRPCPPVAPKPKGFYVFVPQEEQCCPPSLTNGDLLHSHGDTGLNKADKNQDNEGKSETEEEVNGVRGDIEGKTDHVEIFNKNKDDDIESMGSEGTLIEDDGLTADTTDDANPDNDSTQSYSGQNKAASPPLSPANENENEESSNQELSGKTDKHLDEHLAEQQLKQMDSLSLGETNCVTFNLPPHNDEIEMGRFVFGFRTLPTVTEEYPYDVIGPTDDTSDTCESCDPGESADAEVWQPERATKDVSGCFRFTSSNEDVFGPYSVIESVPSNKTCTADPDWGEDDTDENQLNVEQTSVASHPEPFYVSSDDVDQLEDKQALIDQAEVEEGAEHWNQQKDKANDTESADEYADIEDSSCPKGDDFEQLECVSSEDYVEIGDEDEEEEPEKKQVKGKSIKERTAQREQAFLSHRRSCQPRLRLCNITVPKDLDLGRTPELTNRVVFAHTTEAFEEDIEELDCHIVPFYEDSDSESEDHIYEEAGFDSEGENFLNLERKTIVTRSRSYSGKVPGYVPETVPEETGTEYQTHDYCTVSLDQNSDPINKSQTPAGENCLIPSTKSRQFLLYSRSAGSPELSLAEQSLLDELKIKRKDDTLSLPCVMTSSGSFSQRSHKSSSGVSTPTSVVDIPPPFELAYITKRPVTKSSPSLLIQHDPDDKLKKKKISFKRFLALKFKRKTDSKGFNDGSVRSSRSSSESSHHGPARVIDLDHRSTASSPQLQPPIVNPQQPPSDLPSTFAFYKDHQRRKGDLKAYGRGVSRVESFEERSHRSAMPLPLTKPRSISFPSADTSDYENIPAMSSDYENIQIPGRPTRSHTVTEFFEDPNRMTAPCNENDGYVDMNSFPGIDNKLSKADAESAYTEPFPLSSVSAGSAEEDHGRTSEEEEGAAEQSYDRQTDGRSRAFYVAKELVDSERLHVSALKYLQEDFRPAVAEAVAEDGSPLLDDQRLEEILGVLPQVLTLHSNILAELEERIDHWEEGQRVVDVILSYREDFRLFDTFISEYDRSMSLLEESCKVNPDFASTVKEFERKSPEDAEVPLKHQLLQVIVRVLQYRMLLTDYLNNLSPDSKEYEDTQAALVIVSEVADQANDNLKQGENLLRMVHIEYSVKGKRDILKAGRMFVKEGTLMKVSRKSRQPRHLFLMNDIMLYTYPQQDGKYRLKNTLSLSGMKVSKPVLDNVLNCLKIEVSDITITLSASSVGEREDWFHTLSRAIADHAAGLCTFGGPCNEAREKLWMALGEAAPVLVPVSQVMMCMNCTSDFSLTLRRHHCNACGKVVCRACSRNRYPLKYLKERAAKVCDHCYAELRKRGSSVSGACGSSSPPTLRASRPLSAVFQSLQTPSLWKSRKSTSSLNQLPLGMEGSTMSGILQRRKKSKRKWKRLWFLLKDKVLYTFTACEDKVASESLPLQGFTVKLTERPEGDESSNVFHLYHKKTLYYTFRADDHQTARRWVNAIEEATVL